Part of the Rhizobium viscosum genome is shown below.
ACGAGCCTGTTTCCGCTGTAGAAACAGGCTGCAGCGCAGCGTTCAGAGGGCCTGTCTGCTAACTCCTGCTATAGGCGCGCACCAGTTCCGGATCCTGTGTCAGCCCATCGAGCCAGGCGGGATCGAGCTTCGGCACCGAGGAGAAGAGCAGCTGGGAGTAGGGATGCTTTGCCGCCTTGATCTTCTCGGGCGTGATTTCCTCGACCTTCTTGCCGCCATACATCACGACGATTTCGTCGCAGATCGCCTCGACGACGGAGAGGTCGTGGCTGATGAAGATGTAGGAAAGGCCGAGTTCCCGCTGCAACTCCTTGAGGAGATCGATCACCGCGGCTGCGACCACCGTATCGAGCGCCGAGGTGATCTCGTCGCAGAGGATGAGCTTCGGATCGGCGGCAAGTGCGCGGGCGAAATTCACGCGCTGCTTCTGCCCGCCGGAAAGCTCTCCCGGCCGGCGATGGCGCAGGCTGCGCGGCAGGCGGACCATGTCCATCAATTCGTCGATGCGGGCGCTGCGCGCCTTGGCCGGCATGCCGTGGTAGAAGACGAGCGGCCGGTCGAGGATATCCTCGACCGATTTTGCCGGATTGAGCGCCGTATCGGCATATTGGAAGACGATCTGCATCTCGCGTAGCTGGTCGCGCGAGCGCTCGCGGGCGCTGTGGCCGAGCTCCTTGCCGTCGAAGACGATCTTGCCGAAGGCGGCCGGCAGGATGCCGGCGATGGTGCGGGCAAGAGTCGACTTGCCGCAGCCGGATTCACCGATAATGCCGAGGTTGCGCCCCTTCTCAACCTTTAGGCTGACATTCTGGACGGCGCGCACCAGAGGGAGGCCATCGGCCTGGCGCTGGCCGTAACCGGCAACGACGTCCTGGATGGCCAGCAGCGGCGCCGGCACGGCCTCTATATCGGCCTCCGCATTGCGCGCCTTCGGCTCGAAGGCGGCCAAGAGCTCGCGCGTATAGGGATGTTTCGCCGCGGTCAGGATTTCTTCGGTCGTCCCCGTCTCCTGGACCTCGCCGCCCTTCAGCACGACGATCCGGTCGGCGATCTGGGCGACGACTGCAAGGTCATGCGAGACGTAGACGCCTGATATGCCGCCCGTCTTCATCGCCGACTTGAAGGCGCGCAGCACTTCGATCTGGGTCGTCACGTCGAGCGCCGTCGTCGGCTCGTCGAAGATCATCAGCTTCGGGTCGCCGATCAGCGCCATCGCCGCCGACAGGCGCTGCAGCTGGCCGCCGGAGACCTGGTGGGGGTAGCGGCTGCCGATGATCTCGGGCTCGGGCAGCGAAAGCGCCCGGAAAAGCTCGACCGCGCGGCTTCTTGCCTCCTCGGCGGACATCAGCCCGTGGATGCGGGTGACTTCGATCACCTGATCCATGATCGATATGGCGGGATTGAAGGCGGCGGCGGCCGATTGCGGCACATAGGCCACTTCAGTGCCACGCAGCCTGGCGCGCTGCTTTTCGCGGAGCTTGACCATGTCCTTGCCGGCAAGGGAGACGCTGCCGCCCGAAATGCGACAGCCCGGCCGCGAATGTCCCATCAGGGTGAGCGCGATCGTCGTCTTGCCCGAGCCGCTTTCGCCAATCAGCGCAACGATCTCGCCTTCTGATATGTCGAGGCTGACGCCCCGGATGATTTCGACGCGCCGGCCGGAATCGGTGGTGGCTTCGACCCTGAGGTCGCGGATTTCGACGAGATTGGTCATCACTCGCTCCGATCGCGGATTTTCTGCGGCAGGTTGTCGATCAACAGGTTCACGCTGATCGTGAGGCTGGCGATCGCAAGCGATGGGAACATGACGGCGGGAGCCCCGAAAGGCAGGCCGCCGATGTTTTCACGCACGAGCGCGCCCCAGTCCGCATAGGGTGGCTGCACGCCGAGCCCGAGGAAGGAAAGGCCGGAGAGCAGGA
Proteins encoded:
- a CDS encoding ABC transporter ATP-binding protein gives rise to the protein MTNLVEIRDLRVEATTDSGRRVEIIRGVSLDISEGEIVALIGESGSGKTTIALTLMGHSRPGCRISGGSVSLAGKDMVKLREKQRARLRGTEVAYVPQSAAAAFNPAISIMDQVIEVTRIHGLMSAEEARSRAVELFRALSLPEPEIIGSRYPHQVSGGQLQRLSAAMALIGDPKLMIFDEPTTALDVTTQIEVLRAFKSAMKTGGISGVYVSHDLAVVAQIADRIVVLKGGEVQETGTTEEILTAAKHPYTRELLAAFEPKARNAEADIEAVPAPLLAIQDVVAGYGQRQADGLPLVRAVQNVSLKVEKGRNLGIIGESGCGKSTLARTIAGILPAAFGKIVFDGKELGHSARERSRDQLREMQIVFQYADTALNPAKSVEDILDRPLVFYHGMPAKARSARIDELMDMVRLPRSLRHRRPGELSGGQKQRVNFARALAADPKLILCDEITSALDTVVAAAVIDLLKELQRELGLSYIFISHDLSVVEAICDEIVVMYGGKKVEEITPEKIKAAKHPYSQLLFSSVPKLDPAWLDGLTQDPELVRAYSRS